The Hyla sarda isolate aHylSar1 chromosome 2, aHylSar1.hap1, whole genome shotgun sequence genome includes the window CTACTAAGAATAATTTGTCTGAAACAATATAACAGTTTTAATGCCAGACTCTCCAATTACAAGTTTTGCCTAAAAAAGAAGCCTTTCctctctttaaagggttactccgctacccagcatccggaacattgagttccgactgctgtgtgcgggcttccgtttcctgccccctcgtgacgtcacgcctcatcatgtgacgtcatgtcccgccccctcaatgccgtgacgcccccttcccatagactttcattcagggggcaggctgtgacgtcacaagggggtgggcgtgaacatggaagcccgcacacagcattcggaactcaatCCAGTTAAGATCCAGTCCTGGCTTGTTCTAAAAGACAACACATCAAAAGCTGCACAAGGTGAACCTGGTTTAAGAATGGTTTAGGCCTAGTATACTGAGCAAGCCCTAGTGACAGTAAAGCAATAATAAGCTTTTAGCAGTCTAGTGCAAATCAGGAGCAATAATTGTtccatgtaaatgaaaaaaaatatattatacacCAAACTGATTGTGCATTCAAAGAAAATGTAAACAAACCATCACCAGTAAAATGACATGAAATAAGTGGAATTATTGCAATTGATATTGTTACTGGCGATCAAGGCGAGGAAATGATACAAATAAATGGTTTGGTGCAAAGTTTTCAGTCAAATGCATTATGGTAATTATCTTCCAATTGTTACATGAAGCCTTCAGCTATAGGTATGTTTATTGTGTATATGAAATAAGAAATGAATCTCTCGTGATTGTTAATATAGTCCAGAGAGCCTTATTTTACCACGTTTTGTTTCGAATCGAGGGCAGTGAGTTATTAAACTTAGGACCTCTGGaagccatatacagtgcagcTTAGTTTCACAGTTGCCTATTAATAAACTGTCCTTCAGCAGGTTACAGTGCTAACCTGCTGCTTGcctacaaagtccaaaataaaatCCATCTCATTGTGCCCCAAGTATAGTTCAGGTAGCTCTTCGATTCTGTCCAAACCTAATTCCAGGACCAGAGATGTTAATACATCCTCATCAATGAGGTCAGCATCTGTCACATTTAATGTAGGCATGTTTTGGTGGTGATTTGGTGCCATTTTGTAAGCTGGAAGTCCCTGTACAAGTCCAGTATTAGTCATCATTGGATGTCCCTGGTACTGAGTGTTGAGTTTTTGAAGATGCATTGTAGCCATTAGTTGCTGAGTCGCCATATAGGATTGAGCTTGTCCAGGGTACATCATAGGATTTGCCACATGCTGATGCATATTCATCCGCGCCCTCATATTTCCATCTGGATGACCAACTCCATATTGCATCATTGGTATTGAAGGCATACTTCTAGCAGAATGAGGATGTGGTTGAGACTGCATACTGCTCATGTTCATCCTATAATTGGGATGTCCGTTTTGCATGGCTTGCATCATCATTGGGTCTGCCATTCCCTATGTTAGgaaagaagtatatatatattgctttattgaaaaagaaaaatttatataaatattttggtAATACTTTTAAGATAATATTTTGTacaactttaaggctaggttcacactgcagaatttctgggcagaatttctgccgcaaatcgagccggcggcgctaggaccatgcggactgcattgccgtccccatagactgcaatgcatttctgggtggatcttttgggagatctgctcagaaatgcattgacatctatggggacggcaatgcagtctgcgcggtcctagtgccaccggcttaatctctggcagaaattctgcccagaaattccacagtgtgaacccagcctaagtgtttCTGCCTTATAAAACCAGACGGTACCTTGCTTGGATTTACGGCACCTATTCTAGCAAGTAGTTGTTGTAAACTACACTTCAACAGTAAACAGATATTTAACAAAGACGAGGAAGCAGCCAAGACCAGCCACTGTTTTTCTGTTTATTAATGCAGTTGTGCCACATACGTTCAACATGTGATCTGCTCTATATTAAAACATTGCTTCCCTTAACCAATTTCTTCTAAATATCCACATCAAACTTCCTCATGCTTGTATTTAATACCTGCAAGTCTTTACTTCCAGCTTTAGGTATTTCTATAGGTATCCTTAATTACAAATCCTAAATATAAGGGAGGGacatttatcagaacctgtgcaaagggaaagtgGAGCAGTAGCCCATGGCAGCCAACCAGCTtgcttcctttatttatttattgaggtccttttttttaattttttttattcttttattaaacaatctggttgctattggcaactacaCCGCTTACCCTTTGCATAGGCTTTAATCAATCTCCCCTGCTCATGTGTGTATAGGTCATGCAAATAATAACTTTTTCCCCCAAGACCAAAATTCATGCAACTTTGCATATTAACATAAAATAATAAGTAGTGTCCTCTATGAATACAAAACATGTACGTACATGAACAGTTAAATGCTCAAGAGAATTATTTTTTGTTGCATTTCCATGAGTTTCTGCTTGGTTGGTCAATGCCCTTGTGTGTTTGGGATAAGGACGTTTAAGTTGTTTTTGTTAGAAAGATGCAATCGAAAAATACGTAGCACATTCAAGACACTTGAAAATATACTGTAAGGTTAAAAATAGTAATTTATATACTcgcctcttaaggatgcagaaaatatataaattacaGTTATATCTTTGCATTATTATTTGATTTATTAtttaaaatgtaaatataatgttTATCTGAGAATATTTTGTCGattgaatttttttacattttaataatataataataattgtaaatttatattcttgtttatatgtATGAACAATGGCTTTATACTTAGTGAGTCCTCTTTCATGTAACATGAGCTGCTCTTCACAGTAAGGGGATTTACAATTCAGGTTTGAACAAATTTAGGATTTGCAGCATTCTAGTATAATTAATAAATGAAAATACATGTATAGAACACATGATTAATTTGCATGTGATAATAAAGCCAATGAATAAAAGCAATTGTAAAACTAGAAAGCTAAATGTATCCTTAAGCAGACTTGTACAGGCCAGGCTTTAATAGGATTGAGTGTCCTTTTTTACACACATTGGGATGTGCATTAAAGTCACAGGGGATTTACAATGAAAACAAAAGACTTAAACGGAAAATGTTTAACTCTTCACAATGCAAAGAATTGTTGGGGGTTTTGAACAAAGGAATATGATAATGCATTAACAGTTCCGTGTGTTATTTCTTAGATTTTTTGTTTCCATGAGGTTTATCTGAATCTTAGGAATGTTGCACTTACCACAATAGTTCATAGAAGTATTGGAGTGCTGTTTGTGCAGCTAATGGAAGTCTTGTTAGGGGGTCAGTATAAccacagtgtgtgaagagtgttgCAGAGCATGTTAACAGAATTTAAATAACAAACATAATACTAATACTAcaatgtaaaaatgtatatataaacaaATATGTAGAAGCAACATAGCAATAGGGTTAATACACTCACCCGAAACAGCAGCTCCCTTGATCTGCTCTTTGTAAATCCAATCCAATCAGTGTGTAAATGAAAGGAATCTAGCCCAGTCCTCCAGACTACTTCCTACACCAGTGTGCATTACTAAATAGGACTCTAAAGAAGAGACTACAGTGAGGTGGTGGCTACATAGACACGCCCCtggccctgattggttggcctcAATCCACTCTAGCTGTATCCCTGCCCATGTGTTGTTGTTAGACTCCATGAACTGCTGCCTATCAAATGGTTACGCCACTGAGGCAAGGTGCCCTATGGGACAGAGAATCAGCATTCAAATAATGCCTTTGtagaataaaactaaaataacaaTAGTTATATTTAACTACATGGAAATGACTATGAATCTGACATACTACTTATAAATTGTGAGCCCATATGTAAACTTAGTGTAAGCTCTGTGTCTTTTCTGTGTCTAGTGTATACTGTGTGCACAGTGAGGTGTATTTTACCTTTATGTATGCTTTAGAGGAATGTAAGGATAGGGGTGCTGTATGAGTAAATAATAAAAGATCATGGCAAATGTTATCCTCGGTTAAGGATGGTAGAAACATATGTTTATGTACAGTGTACATGCACGCATAGTTTAAGTTTATTGGGCCTCTTTCAAAAAGTTTTTCCTCACTTTTTGCTAGTAATTGTCAAGAGTTTTCTTAATGGTATTTTTTAGGTAGTTTTAAGGACTAATTACATATACTGTATCTTTTGCATATTTTAATTTGAACTATGTTTACTCATTAGTTTAcaataaaatctgcagtataaatgttacgttatgcgctccggccgcacacactggccatcagcgcatggtcccgttacctgctgccgccggcggggctgtgattcacatcgcaggacgcgcccgcatgcgtaTCCCattactcacctggtgcttctcctgcctctgcctctctgctccggcacgactgtccccgtcccctagggcacacgcgtgccggagctttaagatttaacacCATagcattagtgaagtaacacctgtggctcattgataaattcctccacctcccacacttccctgatggatctttgttgccctagagccatagagaaagcattcctgttaatTGCCTTGACGTGTATCATACCTTTGcgccgtgacctgaccttgctcctttgctgcctgcctactgaccatttgctacgttcctaactacgctactgtgccgtcagccctgaccttctgctatcctgactacgagctggcttatccctcctgtgcctcgcatctcctcagccgcctgtgtggtcgagccgtgccaggggtgctgcctgccacagcaagtccatcccactttgcggcaggctctggtgaaaaccagtggcacctttgactccgctccctggtactttcCGAGTCATCtaacacacaggtccagcggatccactatcatctgtgttccagtctactgaaacgtgagtgttacagtaagatccggccatggatcccactgatgtacccctgcctgaagtcgcggatcttccctccaaTGTGGTACATCAGCTTCAGCAATTGGCgtgacaggcgcagcaacttacccaactgtctgctatgatgcaacagctattggccttgcagcaacaacagcagcaggtaccgcaacctggcccactcccaccaccagtttcagcagtgtcttctggctcccagctacgtctgcctttaccttctTAGTATGAAGgagattccaagttatgcagaggctttgttacacagtgctccatgtacttggagctcatgtctgaacagtttccgacaGAACGTGCTAAGgtagcctttgtcattagtctactgtccgggaAAACCCTGGCCTGGTCTACACCccttgggaccgtggtgatccggtatcctccaatttgtcggctttcttggcagaattccgcatgtgcctcttctgctgagatggctttgctgaaccttTATCAAGGGAATTCTTTCTTTGGTGACTACGTGGTTCAATTGCGCACTCTAGCCTCggaacttgcatggaatgatgaggccttgtgtgccacgttcaaaaaaggactgtcaatcaggattaaagatgccctcgcagcacgtgattctccatcttctttgactgaacctatccacttggccacacgcattgatgtgcggtttgctgagagacaggagaaACTGAGCTTAGAGAGTGAACCTGTCTGA containing:
- the LOC130356159 gene encoding cbp/p300-interacting transactivator 3-like; its protein translation is MADPMMMQAMQNGHPNYRMNMSSMQSQPHPHSARSMPSIPMMQYGVGHPDGNMRARMNMHQHVANPMMYPGQAQSYMATQQLMATMHLQKLNTQYQGHPMMTNTGLVQGLPAYKMAPNHHQNMPTLNVTDADLIDEDVLTSLVLELGLDRIEELPELYLGHNEMDFILDFVGKQQVSTVTC